A genomic window from Candidatus Methylacidiphilum fumarolicum includes:
- the gatB gene encoding Asp-tRNA(Asn)/Glu-tRNA(Gln) amidotransferase subunit GatB, with protein MEYEAIIGLEVHVQLKTQTKLFCGCPVEYGVLPNSRVCPICLGLPGALPSPNKQAIILTIQTGLMLGSEIAPRGKFDRKNYFYPDMPKNYQISQYDQPLCKGGAVELYPLAFPKDAQKDPQAQSRKKIRLVRIHLEEDVGKSFHFEDHSGIDFNRAGTPLMEIVSEADIRSPEEAFAYLTALRQILRYGNVSDCDMEKGQLRCDVNVSVKPIGEGKWGTKCEIKNLNSISAVRKALKYEIQRQIHILQLGGEISQETLRWDDLKGQTFPMRTKEYAHDYRYFPDPDLLTILTEGELIEEAQKRIPELPEEKKQRLSQNYGLTEYQASVLASDPQLADFFEKAAAQSANKVSVANFLINDYLAVVSESETAIPIPPEYFSELSNLVDQGKLHMKQAKEIVKLMVTEKKSPTLIVEEKGFAQITSLDTLDAICKEAIEANPKSVADYRSGKTAAINAIKGYVMKKTKGQANPKIVHELLEKKLNELG; from the coding sequence ATGGAATACGAAGCAATCATAGGACTTGAAGTCCACGTCCAATTAAAAACGCAGACAAAACTTTTTTGTGGCTGCCCCGTAGAATATGGAGTCTTACCCAACAGCCGAGTTTGTCCTATCTGCTTGGGACTACCTGGCGCCCTTCCTTCTCCGAATAAGCAAGCCATCATTCTTACGATTCAAACAGGGCTCATGCTTGGATCAGAAATAGCTCCGAGAGGGAAATTCGACAGAAAAAATTACTTTTATCCTGACATGCCTAAAAATTATCAGATATCGCAATATGATCAGCCTTTATGCAAAGGGGGGGCTGTCGAGTTATACCCGTTGGCTTTTCCTAAAGACGCACAAAAAGATCCACAAGCTCAGTCCCGAAAAAAAATTAGGCTAGTGAGGATTCATCTTGAGGAAGACGTTGGAAAATCTTTCCATTTTGAAGACCACAGCGGAATTGATTTTAACCGGGCAGGAACCCCACTCATGGAAATCGTATCGGAAGCGGATATAAGAAGCCCTGAAGAAGCCTTCGCCTATCTGACAGCCCTTCGCCAAATATTACGATACGGCAACGTGAGTGACTGTGATATGGAAAAAGGCCAGCTTCGTTGTGACGTGAATGTTAGCGTCAAGCCAATCGGAGAGGGAAAATGGGGAACAAAATGCGAGATCAAAAATCTCAATAGCATTAGCGCGGTTCGGAAGGCTTTAAAGTATGAAATCCAAAGACAAATCCATATTTTACAACTCGGAGGCGAAATCTCACAAGAAACTTTGCGTTGGGATGATCTTAAAGGGCAAACATTCCCTATGCGAACCAAAGAATACGCCCATGATTATAGATATTTTCCAGATCCTGACCTTTTGACCATCCTGACTGAAGGAGAACTCATCGAGGAAGCTCAGAAACGAATCCCTGAATTACCAGAAGAAAAAAAACAAAGACTTTCTCAAAACTATGGCCTCACAGAGTACCAAGCCAGTGTGTTGGCTTCGGATCCTCAGCTAGCTGATTTTTTCGAAAAAGCGGCTGCTCAATCAGCAAATAAAGTATCAGTGGCTAATTTTTTAATTAACGATTATCTAGCAGTCGTCTCAGAATCTGAAACAGCTATTCCCATTCCACCGGAATATTTTTCGGAGCTATCCAACCTCGTCGATCAAGGCAAGCTTCACATGAAGCAAGCTAAAGAAATTGTTAAACTAATGGTTACGGAAAAGAAAAGTCCAACCCTTATCGTTGAGGAGAAAGGTTTTGCCCAAATCACCAGTCTGGATACCCTTGATGCTATCTGCAAAGAGGCCATCGAAGCAAATCCTAAAAGTGTTGCGGACTATCGCTCTGGGAAAACCGCAGCCATTAATGCCATCAAAGGCTACGTCATGAAAAAGACAAAAGGACAAGCCAATCCGAAAATTGTCCATGAACTTTTGGAAAAGAAATTAAACGAATTAGGCTGA
- a CDS encoding N-acetylmuramic acid 6-phosphate etherase → MGRLLGIEGGGTHTRWIVLEEEKGGVVAKGSEGVGNVHLLTTSELVSLFQSIKEKVRVEIKQIGAGFAGCHSEKEKKILEEIIRSVWPESTKVIIAEDTRTAYARAFAPDQEGILVIAGTGSNVIGYKAGIWEKAGGWGQLGDPGSGYRIGREGLERIYLDFDLTKNVSALAQAFLRQSCRNDMDDFLSYVLPSFAKKDFIASFAPIVLSMAEQGEESSFEIVNREASMLGLRVQIVARRLGLTNPRIALVGGLFENSSFYTTLFQNQLKKLLSFSECFVCRTPGPLGAIRLLGYASAVYQMSMENVLPDKTQREALDRSMTEERNPRSASLEKKTIQELVDLFISEETFVQQALEKCRREIAEAVAATSSILEKGGRLFYVGAGTSGRLGALDASEMPPTFNVSPEMVQAIMAGGADALWRSMEGIEDSSREGFKSIFNRGVTSKDMVCGITASGRTPFVIAALEAAKTIGAKTLLLSCNPSRPPCPYADLAIDLPTGPEIIAGSTRLKAGTATKIVLNMLSTISMIRTGKVKDNLMINLQPKSMKLRYRSLRILMHLYGLDEPAAIALLEKKGWLLAAVISELESEKARLDQGSPP, encoded by the coding sequence ATGGGCAGATTGTTAGGCATTGAAGGTGGAGGCACTCATACTCGATGGATAGTCCTGGAGGAGGAGAAAGGAGGGGTGGTAGCCAAGGGAAGCGAGGGAGTGGGCAATGTACATCTATTAACGACAAGCGAGTTAGTTTCTCTGTTCCAATCAATAAAAGAAAAAGTACGAGTCGAGATTAAACAAATAGGTGCTGGATTTGCTGGTTGCCATTCGGAAAAAGAAAAAAAAATCCTTGAGGAAATTATTAGGTCTGTTTGGCCTGAGTCCACAAAAGTCATTATCGCTGAAGATACTCGTACAGCCTATGCGAGAGCTTTTGCTCCGGATCAAGAAGGAATATTGGTTATTGCTGGAACGGGCTCCAATGTTATTGGCTATAAGGCTGGGATATGGGAAAAGGCTGGAGGTTGGGGACAGCTAGGGGATCCTGGAAGCGGTTACAGAATAGGAAGGGAAGGACTAGAAAGAATATATTTAGATTTTGACCTTACTAAAAATGTTTCCGCTCTGGCTCAGGCTTTTCTTAGGCAGAGTTGTAGAAATGATATGGATGATTTCCTTTCCTATGTTCTGCCTTCTTTTGCAAAAAAGGATTTTATAGCCTCTTTTGCTCCCATTGTGTTGAGCATGGCAGAACAAGGAGAGGAAAGCTCCTTTGAAATAGTAAATAGAGAAGCTTCCATGCTTGGCTTAAGGGTGCAGATAGTTGCCAGAAGGTTGGGCTTAACCAATCCAAGGATTGCTCTGGTAGGAGGGCTTTTTGAAAATTCTTCTTTTTATACCACTCTTTTCCAAAACCAGCTGAAAAAATTGCTTTCTTTTTCGGAGTGTTTCGTATGCAGGACTCCTGGGCCTCTAGGAGCTATACGCCTTCTAGGTTACGCTTCTGCTGTTTACCAAATGAGTATGGAAAATGTTCTTCCAGATAAAACCCAGCGAGAAGCCTTAGATCGGTCTATGACCGAAGAAAGAAATCCTCGTTCTGCTTCTTTAGAGAAAAAAACGATTCAGGAACTTGTTGATCTGTTTATATCTGAGGAGACCTTTGTCCAGCAGGCTTTGGAAAAATGTCGCCGTGAGATTGCAGAGGCTGTAGCCGCCACCAGCTCGATACTGGAAAAAGGAGGCCGACTCTTTTATGTGGGTGCAGGAACAAGCGGAAGACTGGGGGCATTGGATGCTAGCGAAATGCCACCGACATTCAACGTCTCCCCTGAGATGGTTCAAGCAATAATGGCTGGTGGAGCCGATGCCCTTTGGCGCAGTATGGAAGGCATAGAAGACAGTAGCAGGGAGGGTTTTAAGAGCATTTTTAACCGTGGAGTTACCAGTAAGGACATGGTGTGTGGAATAACGGCCAGTGGGAGAACTCCTTTTGTCATTGCTGCACTAGAAGCTGCCAAAACAATTGGGGCTAAAACCTTGCTGTTAAGCTGTAACCCATCTCGGCCGCCTTGTCCTTACGCTGACTTGGCGATCGATCTACCAACAGGACCTGAGATTATTGCAGGATCCACCAGACTAAAGGCAGGGACAGCCACGAAAATCGTCTTGAATATGTTGAGTACGATTTCCATGATCCGTACAGGCAAGGTCAAAGATAATTTGATGATCAATCTACAACCTAAAAGCATGAAATTGCGGTATCGTTCGCTACGGATACTGATGCATCTTTATGGATTAGACGAACCGGCGGCTATTGCCTTATTAGAAAAAAAAGGATGGTTGCTTGCCGCCGTCATCTCTGAATTAGAATCAGAAAAAGCGCGATTAGACCAAGGCTCTCCTCCTTAA
- the ligA gene encoding NAD-dependent DNA ligase LigA has product MIEKTLPFNFSIEVNKSKPSTLDPSLSLSEIKKRHDELVKLIQKYDHAYYVEARPLISDQEYDNLYHELETIEKLHPELITPDSPTQRIGESPLSGFSQVSHQVPMLSLENTYSKEELFAFLERIRRSLPGKKISFTVEPKVDGISISVIYKNGLFSLGATRGNGTMGDDITQNLKTIHSLPLRLNMENPPELLEIRGEAYMSLKDFEKLNAEREKEGKPLFANPRNATAGSLKQLDPRIVAQRPLAVVFYGGGQLKGFECKTQVEWLLFLKKIGIPIPVRFWHCKDENEVYEATCTLQEIRSDLPYPTDGAAIKVNEWEYYPILGYTAKAPRWAFAYKYGAERARTRLIQVIFQVGRSGIITPVAEMDPVFLSGTTVSRATLHNFDQIKRLDVKVGDYVFVEKAGEVIPEVVGVDTSQRTGKEKEIIPPEYCPSCGEKLFWEGIFLRCGNENCPAQLKERILHFAQRNALDIQGLGESLVDQLVDKGLVKDIADLYDLDEKTLVSLERMGKKSAQNLLQSLEESKKRDLSRLIFGLGITHIGQKASEELARYFGSMDRLANASEEELLAIPFIGEIMAKSIVSYFRKAKNRERLEKFRKIGFNFHSLHSGSSSGPLNGKTFVITGTLSEPRESIIAKINSKGGRVSNTVSRKTNYLVVGANPGSKLHEAKKLGIPIMSEQELFHLLKENE; this is encoded by the coding sequence TTGATCGAAAAGACTTTACCGTTTAATTTTTCGATTGAAGTGAACAAAAGCAAGCCTTCAACTTTAGACCCTTCTTTGTCGTTAAGTGAAATTAAGAAAAGGCATGATGAACTGGTAAAGCTCATCCAAAAATACGATCATGCCTACTATGTGGAGGCACGTCCCCTGATTTCTGATCAAGAATACGACAATCTCTATCACGAACTAGAAACCATAGAAAAACTTCATCCAGAGCTAATAACTCCTGATTCCCCCACACAAAGAATAGGAGAAAGCCCCTTAAGTGGCTTCTCGCAAGTCTCCCATCAAGTTCCCATGCTCAGCCTTGAAAACACCTATTCAAAAGAAGAGCTTTTTGCCTTTTTAGAAAGGATACGCCGAAGTCTTCCAGGGAAAAAAATCAGCTTTACTGTAGAACCTAAGGTCGATGGGATATCCATTAGCGTTATCTATAAAAATGGATTATTTAGCCTTGGAGCAACCCGCGGGAATGGGACCATGGGGGATGATATTACCCAAAACCTAAAGACTATCCATAGCCTTCCTTTAAGGCTTAACATGGAGAATCCTCCAGAACTTTTAGAAATTCGAGGAGAAGCTTACATGTCTCTAAAGGATTTTGAGAAACTCAATGCAGAAAGAGAGAAAGAAGGCAAGCCTCTTTTTGCCAATCCCAGAAATGCTACCGCTGGATCTCTCAAACAACTTGATCCAAGGATTGTGGCCCAAAGACCTCTTGCTGTGGTTTTCTATGGAGGAGGTCAACTAAAGGGTTTCGAATGTAAAACACAAGTCGAATGGCTCCTGTTCCTAAAGAAAATCGGCATTCCTATTCCTGTTCGCTTTTGGCACTGTAAAGACGAAAACGAAGTCTACGAAGCCACCTGCACTCTACAGGAAATTCGCAGCGATCTTCCTTATCCAACCGATGGAGCCGCCATTAAAGTAAACGAATGGGAGTACTATCCTATTCTTGGATACACAGCAAAAGCTCCTCGATGGGCCTTCGCGTATAAGTATGGAGCAGAAAGGGCAAGAACCCGATTGATTCAGGTTATTTTTCAAGTAGGCAGAAGTGGCATTATTACCCCAGTGGCGGAAATGGATCCCGTTTTTCTATCCGGAACAACAGTCAGCCGTGCCACACTTCACAATTTCGACCAGATAAAAAGACTCGATGTAAAGGTTGGGGATTATGTTTTTGTAGAAAAGGCCGGAGAAGTCATACCAGAAGTCGTTGGCGTAGACACCTCTCAAAGGACTGGCAAAGAAAAGGAGATTATCCCTCCTGAATATTGTCCTAGTTGTGGAGAAAAACTTTTCTGGGAAGGCATCTTTTTGCGTTGTGGTAATGAAAATTGTCCGGCTCAGCTAAAGGAAAGAATTCTCCATTTTGCCCAACGCAACGCCCTCGATATTCAGGGACTAGGAGAATCTCTTGTTGATCAGCTGGTTGATAAAGGCTTAGTCAAAGACATCGCTGATCTCTACGATCTCGATGAAAAGACTTTAGTCAGTTTGGAGAGAATGGGAAAGAAATCGGCACAAAATTTACTTCAGTCGCTAGAAGAAAGCAAGAAAAGGGATCTTTCTAGATTGATATTCGGACTAGGAATAACCCACATTGGCCAAAAAGCTTCTGAAGAACTTGCGCGATATTTTGGGTCAATGGACCGGCTTGCTAATGCTTCTGAAGAAGAACTGCTAGCCATTCCTTTTATCGGAGAGATCATGGCTAAATCGATAGTCTCCTATTTCCGTAAAGCCAAAAATAGAGAGCGCTTGGAAAAATTCCGAAAAATAGGCTTCAATTTCCATTCCTTACACTCTGGGTCTTCTTCTGGTCCTCTAAATGGTAAAACATTTGTCATCACTGGAACCCTTTCTGAACCTAGAGAATCAATTATAGCAAAAATAAACTCAAAGGGTGGGAGGGTCAGCAATACGGTTTCAAGAAAAACCAATTATCTTGTTGTAGGAGCAAATCCTGGCTCCAAATTGCACGAGGCAAAAAAATTAGGCATTCCTATTATGAGCGAACAAGAACTATTCCATCTCCTTAAAGAAAATGAATAG
- a CDS encoding LysM peptidoglycan-binding domain-containing protein, with protein MIFFDPYVDWTKKFDRRWRMAPLLFFIFFPFLFFSSSAPLFSQDDQNAETPTIAKKLEGEEERKKLLRAVDILDQLEQNVEANSFNIQAIKEEIRKLKEQVNSLEKDIEKIKIATSKERLSPSNPKKGNAAVSEKAHRGATTQLVEKGYYYVVKKNDTLESIADAYRKSGVNVTAEDIRKSNNLSSHSPLEVGSKLFIPKKETKPVQSAPPPSPIPKEGTTIE; from the coding sequence ATGATATTCTTTGATCCTTATGTTGATTGGACCAAAAAATTCGACCGAAGATGGCGGATGGCCCCTCTTCTTTTCTTTATATTTTTCCCCTTTCTTTTTTTCTCTTCTTCGGCTCCTCTTTTCTCTCAAGACGATCAGAATGCAGAGACTCCAACGATTGCAAAAAAACTGGAAGGGGAAGAAGAAAGGAAAAAGCTTCTAAGAGCAGTCGATATCCTAGATCAATTAGAGCAAAATGTTGAAGCAAATTCCTTCAATATCCAAGCCATTAAAGAGGAAATACGGAAATTAAAAGAGCAAGTCAACTCTTTGGAAAAGGATATTGAAAAAATAAAAATTGCCACATCAAAAGAGCGTTTATCCCCTTCAAATCCTAAAAAAGGCAATGCGGCGGTATCAGAAAAGGCCCATAGAGGGGCTACAACTCAATTGGTTGAAAAAGGATACTACTACGTGGTGAAAAAAAATGACACGCTTGAAAGCATTGCCGATGCCTACCGGAAAAGCGGGGTGAATGTAACTGCGGAGGATATACGAAAATCCAATAATCTCTCTTCTCACTCTCCGCTTGAAGTTGGAAGTAAATTATTCATTCCCAAAAAAGAAACAAAACCAGTCCAGTCTGCCCCTCCCCCTTCCCCCATTCCCAAAGAGGGAACCACTATCGAATAA
- the glpK gene encoding glycerol kinase GlpK, translated as MRKLIGVIDQGTSGTKFFLFDQQGHVVFSSFKEHRWYCPKEGWVEQDALEIYHNTLSLVEEAFAAKSLCRSDLVALGITNQRETTVLWEKKTGIPLANAISWQDSRTADLVNEFSNTPAGLYRYHRKTGLPLATYFSGMKLLWLLEHIPEARKKASSGDLLFGTIDSFLLWKFSGGPHGGKHLTDVTNASRTLLFNIHTMQWDQEILEELTIPSILMPEVVPNDAILSEGKVGCLKGITLAGLIGDQQAALVGQNCLRFGEGKCTYGTGAFLLMNTAGRPIFSDSGLITTIGYKLRNGNISYALEGSSASAGSAVHWLKQLLKLKDDQELETLALQASDNGGIYFVPAFCGLFAPYWDPFARAAFFGLTLKTQACHLARAVLEATAFQVRDLFEGMQKACGMKMQGLKVDGGMVKNEWFMQFQADILNRKILTPENSETTAMGAAFITGLAGGLFNDFEELGRWWKKKKEWLPTLSSLKRQKELHYWKKAVRKASKWIQKTT; from the coding sequence ATGAGAAAACTCATCGGAGTGATTGATCAAGGGACTTCAGGGACAAAATTTTTTCTTTTCGATCAGCAAGGCCATGTTGTCTTTTCTTCTTTTAAAGAACATCGCTGGTATTGTCCAAAGGAAGGATGGGTTGAACAGGATGCCCTTGAGATCTATCATAATACGCTGAGCTTGGTAGAAGAAGCATTTGCGGCAAAATCACTTTGCCGGTCTGATCTTGTGGCCCTGGGCATTACTAATCAAAGAGAAACAACGGTTCTTTGGGAAAAAAAAACTGGGATCCCTCTTGCCAATGCTATTAGTTGGCAAGACAGTCGGACGGCAGATCTTGTGAATGAATTCTCTAACACCCCCGCTGGCCTCTACCGCTACCATAGGAAAACGGGTCTCCCACTGGCAACTTATTTCAGTGGAATGAAACTTTTATGGCTTCTTGAGCATATCCCAGAAGCAAGAAAAAAAGCTTCCTCAGGAGATCTTCTCTTTGGTACCATCGATTCATTTTTACTTTGGAAATTCTCTGGTGGTCCTCATGGAGGTAAACACCTGACCGATGTCACTAATGCCTCTCGAACCTTGCTTTTTAATATCCATACAATGCAGTGGGATCAAGAAATCCTTGAAGAATTAACTATTCCTTCTATATTGATGCCTGAAGTCGTTCCCAACGATGCTATCTTATCTGAGGGAAAAGTAGGTTGTTTGAAGGGAATCACCCTAGCAGGGCTAATTGGAGATCAGCAAGCAGCCCTGGTCGGACAAAATTGTCTTCGGTTTGGAGAGGGGAAGTGCACTTATGGTACAGGTGCATTTTTGCTTATGAATACGGCCGGTCGCCCCATTTTCTCTGACTCTGGGTTAATCACAACAATCGGCTACAAGTTACGCAATGGAAACATAAGCTATGCGTTGGAGGGCAGCAGCGCCTCTGCTGGTTCAGCTGTGCATTGGTTGAAGCAGTTGTTGAAGTTGAAAGATGACCAAGAATTAGAAACTTTGGCTTTGCAAGCTTCTGATAATGGGGGCATATACTTTGTTCCTGCTTTTTGTGGATTGTTTGCTCCATATTGGGATCCGTTTGCCAGAGCCGCTTTTTTCGGTTTGACTTTAAAGACTCAAGCCTGTCATTTAGCCCGCGCAGTCTTAGAGGCAACCGCTTTTCAAGTTAGAGACCTTTTTGAGGGGATGCAAAAGGCCTGCGGCATGAAGATGCAGGGACTGAAAGTAGATGGGGGTATGGTAAAAAATGAATGGTTTATGCAGTTCCAAGCGGATATATTGAATAGAAAAATTTTGACTCCTGAAAATAGTGAAACAACGGCAATGGGAGCAGCATTTATCACCGGCTTAGCAGGAGGCCTCTTTAATGATTTTGAGGAACTAGGCAGGTGGTGGAAAAAAAAGAAAGAATGGCTACCGACCCTATCTTCTTTGAAAAGACAAAAGGAGCTTCATTACTGGAAAAAAGCCGTTCGTAAAGCCTCTAAGTGGATTCAAAAGACTACATGA
- a CDS encoding helix-turn-helix domain-containing protein, with translation MMIASPAGLPVLGPVERKVTYRLYPSKTVREELLRTRWVHCFLWNLALEERRRAWKEEKRSIGFAEQC, from the coding sequence ATGATGATCGCATCACCCGCTGGTCTTCCCGTTCTGGGCCCGGTCGAGCGCAAGGTCACCTACCGGCTCTATCCATCCAAGACCGTCCGGGAGGAGCTTTTGCGGACTCGGTGGGTCCATTGCTTTCTCTGGAACCTAGCTTTGGAGGAGCGCAGGCGGGCGTGGAAGGAGGAAAAGCGAAGCATCGGCTTCGCCGAGCAGTGCTGA
- a CDS encoding type III pantothenate kinase yields the protein MILADVGNSVTKIALCQNTEISLLRKVPTAQLSYSLLREIIQNFPKQDCILCSVVPKFNVYFENVFLDRIYTIDPSLPLGIAIDYPNPKEIGADRLANAIALASFYGYPAVAIDFGTATTFDIVNHHGAYCGGVIAPGLNLMRSYLHEKTALLPVVELKEPLRAIAQSTEEAMRVGAVLGYRGMVLYLIEKIKEELGCPLKIPVIATGGQAHLICGRLNMVDQIDIFLTLKGIRIIGENLIKRRMISMNYSIQA from the coding sequence ATGATCCTTGCGGATGTCGGCAATAGTGTAACCAAAATTGCATTGTGCCAAAATACTGAAATTAGCCTGCTGAGAAAAGTACCCACTGCTCAACTTAGTTATAGTCTCCTTAGAGAAATTATTCAAAATTTTCCAAAGCAAGACTGCATCCTATGTAGCGTAGTCCCCAAATTCAATGTGTATTTTGAAAATGTCTTTTTGGATAGAATCTATACCATCGATCCCTCTCTGCCTTTGGGCATTGCAATCGATTATCCAAATCCCAAAGAAATTGGAGCGGACAGACTGGCCAATGCCATTGCCCTAGCTTCATTCTATGGGTATCCAGCAGTGGCCATCGATTTTGGTACGGCAACGACTTTTGATATTGTCAATCACCATGGGGCTTATTGCGGAGGGGTTATAGCTCCTGGCTTAAATTTGATGCGATCGTATCTTCATGAAAAGACAGCTCTATTGCCGGTTGTAGAATTGAAAGAGCCCTTAAGGGCTATCGCCCAATCGACAGAGGAGGCGATGCGCGTGGGTGCTGTCTTAGGCTATAGAGGCATGGTTCTGTATCTTATTGAGAAAATCAAAGAGGAGTTGGGATGCCCGCTAAAAATTCCTGTGATCGCTACCGGTGGACAAGCGCATCTTATTTGTGGTCGGTTGAACATGGTTGATCAGATTGATATTTTCCTGACTCTTAAAGGAATTCGGATCATTGGAGAAAATTTGATAAAAAGACGCATGATCTCCATGAACTACTCCATCCAAGCCTGA
- a CDS encoding DegQ family serine endoprotease gives MNQSKKFHPFFIFFFGFVFVFLLSDTAKSLNWFSQNKEAKPIPFQLQTDNTPIQRQNTGLISSFAPIVKKVAPSVVEIFTTQKVKAPEGWIFPFFNDPFFRRFFGPPDGGEDQNNPRIFPMPKPRKQTGLGSGVIVSPEGYIVTNNHVVDVAEEIKVLVGEQKKEFAGKIIGKDPLTDIALVKIEASGLPSIVFTDSDLVEVGDIVLAIGNPFALTQTVTMGIVSGKGRKDIGIEEYEDFIQTDAAINPGNSGGALVDIQGRLVGINTAIVSPGRVGNLGIGFAVPSNMARYVMDQILKNGRVIRGFLGVTISEVTPDLAQAFKLPEATGALVEQVSPGTPADQAGMKAGDVILEYNGQKVTDPRSLRLAVSQTPPGSKATLKIWRDGKEKIIQAVLKERTPEDVSASAPKQQEENSTFLPGVEIADLNRMVRQQFEIPPDVQGVVIVSVDPESPAARPGRNSLQPGDVILEVQHRPVRTVQEALQAVKGTSGNVLLRVWSKGITHFVVVPRSNK, from the coding sequence ATGAATCAGTCCAAGAAATTTCATCCTTTTTTTATTTTCTTTTTTGGCTTTGTGTTTGTTTTCCTTCTGAGCGATACAGCTAAATCCTTGAATTGGTTTTCTCAGAATAAGGAAGCAAAACCAATCCCTTTTCAACTTCAGACGGATAACACACCCATTCAAAGGCAAAATACGGGCTTAATTTCAAGCTTTGCTCCCATTGTTAAAAAAGTGGCGCCGAGTGTTGTGGAGATTTTCACCACGCAAAAAGTCAAAGCTCCCGAGGGATGGATATTCCCCTTTTTTAATGACCCTTTTTTTAGAAGATTTTTTGGTCCTCCTGATGGCGGGGAAGATCAAAATAATCCAAGAATTTTCCCCATGCCAAAGCCAAGAAAACAAACGGGTCTTGGTTCTGGGGTTATTGTTTCCCCTGAGGGCTATATCGTTACTAATAACCATGTGGTGGATGTGGCTGAAGAAATAAAGGTTTTAGTCGGGGAACAGAAAAAAGAATTTGCAGGGAAGATCATTGGAAAGGATCCTTTGACTGATATTGCTTTGGTAAAAATAGAAGCTTCTGGTTTGCCCTCCATTGTTTTTACCGACAGTGATTTGGTGGAAGTGGGGGATATTGTCCTGGCAATTGGTAATCCTTTTGCACTGACTCAAACGGTCACTATGGGCATTGTGAGCGGTAAAGGCAGGAAGGATATTGGGATTGAAGAATACGAAGACTTTATTCAAACCGATGCTGCCATCAACCCAGGGAATTCTGGTGGAGCTTTGGTAGATATTCAGGGAAGGCTTGTGGGGATCAATACGGCCATTGTTAGTCCAGGCCGCGTTGGGAACTTGGGGATTGGTTTTGCTGTACCTTCGAACATGGCCCGATACGTAATGGATCAGATTTTAAAGAATGGTCGAGTGATTCGAGGATTTCTTGGGGTGACGATATCGGAAGTAACTCCTGATCTTGCTCAAGCTTTTAAATTACCAGAAGCAACGGGAGCATTGGTAGAGCAGGTCAGTCCTGGAACTCCTGCGGATCAAGCGGGAATGAAGGCTGGGGATGTGATTCTAGAATATAATGGACAAAAAGTTACCGACCCAAGATCCTTGAGATTGGCTGTATCCCAAACCCCTCCAGGATCTAAGGCTACCTTGAAAATTTGGCGTGATGGCAAAGAGAAGATTATACAAGCCGTACTCAAAGAAAGAACTCCAGAAGATGTTTCTGCCAGTGCTCCCAAACAACAAGAAGAAAATTCAACGTTTTTACCAGGTGTAGAGATCGCAGATTTAAATAGAATGGTGAGACAGCAATTTGAGATTCCGCCCGATGTCCAGGGAGTCGTTATTGTATCGGTAGATCCAGAATCCCCGGCTGCCAGACCTGGTAGAAATTCGCTGCAGCCTGGAGATGTGATCTTAGAGGTACAGCATCGGCCGGTGCGGACAGTGCAAGAAGCATTGCAGGCTGTTAAAGGAACCTCTGGCAATGTGCTCCTGCGAGTTTGGTCAAAGGGAATTACTCATTTTGTAGTAGTTCCTAGGTCAAATAAATAG
- a CDS encoding NYN domain-containing protein, with amino-acid sequence MANTSRNSLPLLVIDGYNVIHAWNDLKVAQRQSLRKARELLIERLSILHDLEIYQVVLVFDGKSPEPVAIPPVSDDFIIVFSPKGMSADGLIEKYVNESVARRQVMVVTSDLEEKRQVESMGAFCMSPEWLQQELAYRQDDFKILLEKVHHNSRL; translated from the coding sequence ATGGCTAACACTTCACGGAATTCTCTTCCTCTATTGGTAATCGATGGTTACAATGTGATTCATGCATGGAATGATCTTAAGGTTGCTCAAAGGCAAAGCTTAAGAAAAGCTAGAGAGCTCCTGATCGAAAGGCTTTCTATACTGCATGATTTAGAGATTTATCAAGTTGTCCTAGTTTTTGATGGGAAAAGTCCCGAACCGGTAGCTATTCCTCCCGTTTCAGATGATTTTATCATTGTTTTCTCTCCCAAAGGCATGAGTGCAGATGGGCTTATTGAAAAATACGTGAATGAATCAGTGGCTCGTAGGCAAGTAATGGTCGTGACTAGTGATCTTGAAGAAAAACGGCAAGTCGAATCTATGGGAGCTTTCTGTATGAGTCCAGAATGGCTTCAACAGGAATTAGCTTATCGTCAAGATGATTTCAAAATCCTCTTAGAAAAAGTCCACCATAATAGTCGGCTCTAA